A genomic window from Lycium barbarum isolate Lr01 chromosome 4, ASM1917538v2, whole genome shotgun sequence includes:
- the LOC132636416 gene encoding L10-interacting MYB domain-containing protein-like, protein MGSWDIRKLVPVHPNDLFDDENKERECWDISHLVSGHLEDLLGDENKEEEILQREQEKWFALRKITLKLILIYYEEIDMEPVMFHSQSKARWDDDAHIKFIELCEQEIRKGNRPSTHLSKDGWKNMVNKFNKKMGRNYDRKQMKNHWYNMKAEWTLFKQMIRGETDLGWDATKNTIIADDDWWKRKMRMLDVKNLGTKIFR, encoded by the exons ATGGGAAGTTGGGACATTAGAAAATTGGTACCTGTTCATCCAAATGATCTCTTTGATGatgaaaataaagaaagggaatGTTGGGACATTAGCCACTTGGTATCTGGTCATCTGGAGGATTTGTTAGGTGATGAAAATAAAGAAGAGGAGATACTTCAAAGGGAGCAAGAGAAATGGTTTGCTTTGCGTAAAATAACATTGAAGCTTATCTTGATTTATTACGAAGAAATAGATATGGAACCTGTGATGTTTCATTCCCAGAGTAAAGCTAGGTGGGACGATGATGCCCATATTAAATTTATTGAGTTGTGTGAACAAGAGATTAGAAAAGGAAATAGACCAAGTACTCATTTATCTAAAGATGGATGGAAAAATATGGTTAATAAGTTCAATAAGAAGATGGGAAGAAACTACGATAGGAAACAAATGAAAAATCATTGGTATAACATGAAAGCCGAATGGACTCTTTTTAAGCAGATGATAAGAGGGGAGACAGATTTAGGTTGGGATGCTACAAAAAATACAATTATAGCAGATGATGACTGGTGGAAGCGAAAAAT GAGAATGCTCGATGTAAAAAATTTAGGAACAAAGATCTTTCGTTGA